CGTCCCCCCAGAAACGATTTTTTACACAATGCAGTTCGACATTTAAGCCGAGCGTATTCTGAATATATGGCATTATCTCCTCGCTCATAAAAGGATAAGCCGAGACACCGGTTAAAAAAAGGACGCGCTTTGATGATTTAATGGATTTTAAGCGCGCGCGTCGTCGATTGAAACCGTTGATGAACTCCCGACACATCCCAATTCCGTTCTCGTACTGGGGCATATGTTCATAGGCTTTGATCGATGGGAAAGCGCGGCCTGCGATAGTATAGAATTCGTCGCCGGGCCATACGAAACGGCTGCCTTCGGCTTCAAAGAATTCGCCTTGCCGCTTTTCAAGATAGTCGATTACAGTATTGGCTTCATCTTTAGTATAGGTTCGCAAGTTGGGCAGATTCTGGCGATATTTGGTTAACCCGACTGGAACGACAGCCAGCGATTCTATCGATGGATAAAGATTGATAAGGTCATTAACCGTCTGCTCAAGCTGCGGGCCATCGTTGATATTCGGGCAAAGCACAACCTGCGTGTGAATGGTGATACCATTTTCGGCGAGATACTTCAGACGCGGTACTATCGGAGCAAGCTTTTCATTGCGAAGCATACAGCGCCGTAATGTGTCATCGGTGGCATGCACTGAAACATAAAGAGGCGAAAGGCGCTGGGTGATAATTCGCTCGATATCGGCATCGGTCGTATTCGACAAGGTGATAAAATTGCCGTGAGTAAAAGAGAGCCGGTAATCTTCGTCCTTGAGATAGAGCATACGCCGCATGCCTTGGGGCTGTTGAAGGATGAAGCAGAAGATACAGTCGTTTTTGCAGAGCTTGATTTTGCGGTCATCGAGGGTGAGTCCCAAATCTCCGCCACTTATGTCATCGAATTGAAAATCGACCTCGCGCCCATCCGGATCGGCGAATTTCAGCTCTACCCGGTCTTCAGCGAGTTTGTAGCGGAAATCGACCACGTCCTGGATTTCGGAGCCATTGACGGAGACGATGGAATAGCCCGGTCGAATATAGCCAAAAAGCGGCGATTCAGGGTCAACGGTCAGGATTTTCATACAGTATCAGTTATACTCTCAATCCAAGCGGGTTTTCGGGTCAACTTCTAAACAAAAACTGGCCACTGTAGGCCAGTTTGGTAATATAACAAGGAAAAGAGTCCTTTACAAGGCTTTACTAGTTGGGTTTCAGCATCCCAGAACGTTCACCCAATTGGATTAAATAGTTAGCGAAGGCCGAGCAAGCAACAAGCATGAAGCGTGCATCAGCTGGCGAAAGTTCTTTGTTTTGCATCATAGCGTGACGAATACCGCCTTTTTCGTCATTTGTCCAGGCATATATTGACAACAAGCCCTGCTCCAATCTATCATTTAAGCCAACATTCTTCTTAACTTTTGATAGTATGCTACTCAAAGTCGCTTTATCATTATCACCGATTAACTTGACTACAAACTCTACAGCGGAGATGGATTCTTTAATGCTACCTCTATAATCTGGATTTGTCTTGTCAGAAAGTTTTTTCAGAGCACAAGAGATTTGGATACCCACTGGCTCATATGGCGAATTTATAGCACTCTCGACTGCGCCGATTTCATGCTCAGTGGTAAGGGGTACAACGATTTTATTTACAATTCTCCATGTTGAGTTTTCCTTTTCAAGCATTTCGTTGCAAAATAAAGTAAATGACCTCTCATTTCCGCACTCCAGGCAATCAGCACAGGGTAACATGAACTCAACGAAGTCATACATTTTGAACCAATTGTGAGTGGTGAAGTGCTCGCGCATCCTTCGTTCGTTCGTTTCCCATGACCAGTTCATATCAGTCAATGGCCATTTAAAAAAATGTACCCAAGCCTTCCTTACAACTTCTTCTAACTCTGAAGTTGCAGCATCACCAGCGAGAGTGGGCTTAACGTGCTTCCAAAAATGCAATTGGAATCCGTTCCACAGTCCCGTTAGCAGATCTAGGTCCATTGATTCAAACTGCATTGATTTACTCAATACGAACCTATTTTTTTTCGAAAAAGAACTCATCAATCAAATTTCTCGATCAATCGGCGAACATGATATATTTAACAAGCGGGCGATGGGGATCGAACCCACGACGTCAAGCTTGGGAAGCTTGCATTCTACCGCTGAATTACGCCCGCATCTTTTCTTTGCATATCAGCATACGCCCATATAGGGGAATTGTCAACCGCCTTCGAGTTAATCGAGGATAAGCTGGTGCACGAGGACGTACACCAGCCACTCAGGGCTCTGTAGCGATGAACCCCTGAGGTTCAGCGATTCTTAAATTAATTATTGATCATATCACAAAAGGAGAGAGGAGAGTAAAGAGCACACCGTCCGCCACGGCGGAGTGTGGTACGCGACAATAACTCAAACATTGTTGCAGAACGTGGTGTCAGGAGCCCTCGTCTGACAGTTTAATTATAGTGTCGGGCGAGGGCGCCCGACACCACGAAATAACAATGAAATCAAATGAGATTCGGTGATAAAAGGTAAAAACATTATCGCCGCGCGGGCGAGGGCGCCCGACACCTCGGAATAAATCAATCCGAAGGAAATGAGCGCGGATTACAAAAGGCCAACGGCCCTACCCGTGGGCGCCAACCACTACTTATTTTTACCGGTGATGCGGACGATGACAATAGAAAGTTCATAAAGAAGATACATTGGCACTGCGAGCATCATCTGGGTGAAGACGTCAGGTGTGGGGGTAAAAATGGCCGATGTGATAAGGATGATTACAGCGGCATAGCGTCGGCCTTTGGACAAAGCCTGTGACGAAACAATACCCATCCGTCCCAGAAAGTATGTGACGATGGGGAGTTCGAAACCGACACCAAAAGCGAGGATGAGCATTCCCGCAAATGAGATATAGCTGCCGACGGTAATTATAGGACTGAACAGCCCGCCAGAGAAATCAATGAGAAATTTGAGTGAGAGCGGCAAAATCAGAAAATAGCAAAAGGCCGCGCCGGCAAGAAAGAGAAGAGTGGAAATAGTAACCAACGGCATGACCATGCTTTTTTCCTGTCTGTACAGCCCCGGTGATATAAATGTCCATAGTTGATAAAAGATAACCGGAAGCGCGCTGAGCACGCCGGCGATCAGAGCAATTTTTAAATAGGCATTAAATGATCCTGTGACCTCTGTGACATGGAGTTTGACTCCGCCGAGCGGAGCGACAACAAAAGCGAGAAGCTGTTCGGAAAAATAGAGGGCGATGATGGTCATCAGGACTACCGCCAATGCCGATTTCAGCAGGCGTTTGCGAAGTTCTTCGATATGATCCAAAAAAGGCATCGAGCTTTTTTTGGTGTATCGCTCTTGATCGACTGGGACGCTCATCGTATTCCCAGAAATGATTTCAGGAGTTCAAAAACTTGCGGAGTTTTCGGCAGTCTCACGTCCTCAAGTAATTCAAGATAGTTAATCTGCTTCTTTTCCATTTGTTCCTCCCCTGTTGGTTTACTCAAGCAGTTTCTTCATCTCTTCAAGAAACTCAGCTTTATCCTGAAACTTTCGGTAGACCGATGCAAAGCGCACATAAGCGATTTCGTCAACTCCCCTGAGTTTTCTCATTACCAGCTCGCCCAGGTCCTGCGATGTTATCTCGTTGCTTCCGGCAGAATGCACCTGGGCCTCTATATCTTCTACCATCACTTGCATTTCCTGGGCCGTTACCGGCCGCTTATTGCATGCGAGCTTTATACCATGCAGGATTTTGTTTCGGTCAAAAGGTTCGCGACGATTATCCGATTTTAGGACGGTCAATGTGCCTTGCTCGACATATTCGAAGGTGGTAAATCGCTCCGCACAGCCAAGACACTCCCGCCTCCGGCGGATAGCGCGACCATCTTGATACGGTCGGCTGTCGACTACTTTGTCTTCCTCATGGCCGCATTTGGGGCATCTCACAGCTTTGGCGTGTCCTTGCCAGTAGGCATTGACTCGCGCTGGCGTTCACGGATGGATTCGATGGCCGAGGCTATCTTATTGTCGCCGTATTCAATCTGCTTGGCCGATGCGATCTCCTGGGCGCGTTCAAGATTTTTAAGCGCGGAGGCGAAATCTCCGGCATCGGCAAATACAAGTCCTATATTGTAATAAGCCCTGATCTGGTCAATGCTGTTTCCTGTGATGGCGTACAGGTCGAGGGCCAAGCGAAGTTTTTCGATGGCGGCGAGATAATTTTTGTCGGCATAATCAAAATAGGAAAAATTGATCCAGCATTTGGCTTCGGCGTCCTGAAAGTCGTGCCTTTTCGCAAGTACCAGCGCCTCGGTGAATCGGTCATGGGCACCTTTTAATTTATTCTGATTTTTGAGGGCAATACCAATGTTGATGAGCGCGGTGGTGTGAAGTATATGATCTTCGTTCGTGCCAAGGGTGCCGAGAGCTTTTTCGAAGCCCTTTTCTGCCAACACAAATTCACGACGCTGGAGCAGGACAACCCCGAGATTCACTGATGCGACCGCCACAAGTTCATAAGCTTTTTCGACTTCTGCCTGAGTAACTGCTTTGGCGAAATATCGTTCGGCTCTCTCCTTCTCGCCCAAACCGAATTCGATATTGCCGAGTTTGATAAGCGGCACGGTTGCAATGGGCTCGCTTGAATCGATCATTTCACGCGATTGCTTTATCACCCAAAGCATCGACTCTGGCACCCGCGGAGGGTCGTTTGGAGTAAGCGCGGTACGCACCAATTTGAGAAGTTTGGTAAGCTGGCTGTTTATTGGCTGGAGATTGATCATGTGAGACCTTACTTCTGAGATGCTATCCTATTTTCAATCTCTGCTAACATTCTGTCTATGGACTCTACTTCATCTATAAGATTTAGCGCCGCATACAGGTCACGTGCCATTCTGTAATGATGGGATGACTGTCGGTAGTCTTCCTTAAAAAAGTAAACCAATGCCAAATTCCTGAGCTGATTTGCTAAGTCTCTCGGAGCATTAAGTTTAGTGAATTTTTCAACTGACTTGTTATAATATACTACGCCTGAGTCAAACATACCCATCTCCGAATAAATTCCACCGTAATTTGCGTAAACACTCGCAAGGCCAAAGGCAGACCTGATCTCTATGAAGGTAGATTCAGCGAGTTTGAGCTCCCGTAACGCCAGATATAGTTTCTTTTTGCTTCTATAAATTGATGCCAAATTAACATGAAGTGAAGCGTCAAGCTCCTTATTCTTAGAAATTTTGTTGCCCTCGAATGCCAATTCAGTATAATAATAGGCAGAATCAATTCGTCCTGCCATGGCATATAGCTTTCCTAAATTCGAAAGCGATCTAGCTTCATTTAACAAATCGTTTTCTTCTCGAAAGAGTCCTGCACTCTTTCGAATGAGAGATACAGCACTGTCGAGATTCCCCCTATTTTTTTCTATTGTAGACATATTCCCGAGAGACTTTCCCATACCGACGTAATCCACACGTATTTCAGCCAATCGATAGGATTTTTTGAGGCTGTCATATGCTTGACTATAATGTCCTCCATCAATTTCCATTACAGCGAGACTTAAAAGAGCCCCTATTATGTTAAGTGTGTCATAAGTTAAGTAAGAAAGTCTTAATACTTCAGCTTGCTCTTGCACTGCATTATCCACATTCCCAGTCATGTAATGGATCAGTGCGATATTTCCTAAGGCATTTAGTTGATACAAAGTATCATATTTACGCCTTGCCTCATGCAAGGCAACTTTCGAATAGTCTAAGGACTTTTCATAGTTATTTTTTCTAAATTCGACATTGCTGACTTTGAGAAGCAATTCGGCTTCAACCGAATACCCAGCCTTGAGACTATCAGAAATAACATTTTCCAC
The Candidatus Zixiibacteriota bacterium genome window above contains:
- a CDS encoding DUF512 domain-containing protein; its protein translation is MKILTVDPESPLFGYIRPGYSIVSVNGSEIQDVVDFRYKLAEDRVELKFADPDGREVDFQFDDISGGDLGLTLDDRKIKLCKNDCIFCFILQQPQGMRRMLYLKDEDYRLSFTHGNFITLSNTTDADIERIITQRLSPLYVSVHATDDTLRRCMLRNEKLAPIVPRLKYLAENGITIHTQVVLCPNINDGPQLEQTVNDLINLYPSIESLAVVPVGLTKYRQNLPNLRTYTKDEANTVIDYLEKRQGEFFEAEGSRFVWPGDEFYTIAGRAFPSIKAYEHMPQYENGIGMCREFINGFNRRRARLKSIKSSKRVLFLTGVSAYPFMSEEIMPYIQNTLGLNVELHCVKNRFWGDGVTISGLLTGQDLLRHARTHLDSFDLLVLPPNCINNDDLFLDNLSLKQFETALVKPVLIGQYNLAETIKEAFA
- the tatC gene encoding twin-arginine translocase subunit TatC, with the translated sequence MSVPVDQERYTKKSSMPFLDHIEELRKRLLKSALAVVLMTIIALYFSEQLLAFVVAPLGGVKLHVTEVTGSFNAYLKIALIAGVLSALPVIFYQLWTFISPGLYRQEKSMVMPLVTISTLLFLAGAAFCYFLILPLSLKFLIDFSGGLFSPIITVGSYISFAGMLILAFGVGFELPIVTYFLGRMGIVSSQALSKGRRYAAVIILITSAIFTPTPDVFTQMMLAVPMYLLYELSIVIVRITGKNK
- a CDS encoding tetratricopeptide repeat protein, translating into MINLQPINSQLTKLLKLVRTALTPNDPPRVPESMLWVIKQSREMIDSSEPIATVPLIKLGNIEFGLGEKERAERYFAKAVTQAEVEKAYELVAVASVNLGVVLLQRREFVLAEKGFEKALGTLGTNEDHILHTTALINIGIALKNQNKLKGAHDRFTEALVLAKRHDFQDAEAKCWINFSYFDYADKNYLAAIEKLRLALDLYAITGNSIDQIRAYYNIGLVFADAGDFASALKNLERAQEIASAKQIEYGDNKIASAIESIRERQRESMPTGKDTPKL
- a CDS encoding tetratricopeptide repeat protein — its product is MAKKGRRQKQGIDQRNQGRSTKGKWKAVVGTLALLVSVVALVFQVLFEKPTNTTVYNFYGNVPTNIDTLQQIEIPPQSDSVENVISDSLKAGYSVEAELLLKVSNVEFRKNNYEKSLDYSKVALHEARRKYDTLYQLNALGNIALIHYMTGNVDNAVQEQAEVLRLSYLTYDTLNIIGALLSLAVMEIDGGHYSQAYDSLKKSYRLAEIRVDYVGMGKSLGNMSTIEKNRGNLDSAVSLIRKSAGLFREENDLLNEARSLSNLGKLYAMAGRIDSAYYYTELAFEGNKISKNKELDASLHVNLASIYRSKKKLYLALRELKLAESTFIEIRSAFGLASVYANYGGIYSEMGMFDSGVVYYNKSVEKFTKLNAPRDLANQLRNLALVYFFKEDYRQSSHHYRMARDLYAALNLIDEVESIDRMLAEIENRIASQK
- the nrdR gene encoding transcriptional regulator NrdR: MRCPKCGHEEDKVVDSRPYQDGRAIRRRRECLGCAERFTTFEYVEQGTLTVLKSDNRREPFDRNKILHGIKLACNKRPVTAQEMQVMVEDIEAQVHSAGSNEITSQDLGELVMRKLRGVDEIAYVRFASVYRKFQDKAEFLEEMKKLLE